One Triticum dicoccoides isolate Atlit2015 ecotype Zavitan chromosome 4B, WEW_v2.0, whole genome shotgun sequence genomic window carries:
- the LOC119293067 gene encoding BAG family molecular chaperone regulator 6-like → MGFSDTQTLSYNCVKHRNRSLLINTNAEPALPVECASNGAPTENGGATADCKVSSESHGGLQEEQEDDGGKGSASEATEGNAAMPTETLACATAANSAAPVLEAGKPKEGAEGAPPEVEEAAEGGDDEKSKGLDDENEKLKEMLQKLLASGNDQMGVIAELSDKVRSLERKLAVHKRRRRPKVRVQQRPLKNDHT, encoded by the exons ATGGGGTTTTCCGATACACAGACACTCTCCTACAACTGTGTGAAACACCGAAACA GGTCGCTGCTGATTAACACGAATGCTGAACCTGCCCTGCCTGTGGAATGTGCAAGCAACGGAGCACCAACTGAAAACGGTGGTGCCACTGCTGACTGCAAGGTGTCTTCGGAGAGCCATGGTGGCCTGCAAGAGGAGCAGGAAGATGATGGAGGGAAAGGAAGCGCTTCTGAGGCAACCGAGGGCAATGCCGCCATGCCGACAGAAACTCTAGCATGTGCAACAGCAGCAAATTCTGCAGCGCCTGTACTAGAAGCGGGCAAGCCGAAAGAAGGTGCTGAAGGAGCACCTCCAGAGGTAGAAGAAGCGGCCGAGGGCGGCGACGACGAGAAGAGCAAGGGCTTGGACGACGAGAACGAGAAGCTGAAGGAGATGCTGCAGAAGCTCCTCGCCTCCGGCAACGACCAGATGGGGGTCATCGCGGAGCTGAGCGACAAggtgaggtcgctggagaggaagcTCGCGGTgcacaagaggaggaggaggcccaagGTGAGAGTGCAGCAACGTCCACTGAAGAATGACCACACTTGA